A stretch of the Maridesulfovibrio zosterae DSM 11974 genome encodes the following:
- a CDS encoding cobyrinate a,c-diamide synthase, whose product MNFPRVVLAGLSGGSGKTIVTLGLCRAFKNMAQVVKPFKKGPDYIDARWLGLASGTYATNLDPFLMSNDRLKALFLEKGLGADISIVEGNRGLYDGKDVDGSCSTAELARIIKAPVILTIDCTKMTRTVAAIVAGCKAFEEGFELAGVILNRTAGERHRNILKSSIEAYTDIPVLGMLPKLKENPIPERHMGLVSNTEYDAVDKALDTLGQMALDCIDLDAVSKIAGNVSNLVAEKSAWEGIELVSEDKPVIGVVRDKALWFYYEENLEALTRAGAEIKEVSLFANEPWPAIDGLYLGGGFPETLAKEISENESIRKHVYELAKSGLPIFAECGGFMYLGRDVEYEGQKYPMSAVLSLSTKLCARPQGLGYTSGKIIHENPFFPIGSTVIGHEFHYSLCADNEQLDPKYALDMDRGKGMAEGHDGLLMNNVYAGYNHIHALGVPCWAGNFVKAAAEFKNTK is encoded by the coding sequence ATGAATTTTCCTCGTGTTGTACTTGCAGGACTCAGCGGCGGGTCAGGAAAGACCATAGTTACTCTTGGGTTATGCCGCGCTTTCAAGAATATGGCGCAGGTTGTTAAGCCGTTCAAGAAGGGACCTGATTACATCGATGCCAGATGGCTGGGCTTGGCTTCAGGGACATATGCTACCAATCTGGACCCGTTTCTGATGAGTAACGACAGGCTCAAAGCTCTTTTTCTGGAAAAAGGGCTGGGAGCAGATATTTCAATAGTAGAAGGCAATAGAGGCCTTTACGATGGTAAGGACGTTGACGGATCATGCTCAACAGCTGAACTGGCCCGTATTATCAAGGCCCCGGTTATACTTACCATCGATTGCACAAAAATGACCCGTACAGTTGCAGCTATCGTTGCCGGCTGCAAAGCTTTTGAAGAAGGGTTTGAGCTTGCCGGTGTTATTCTCAACCGGACAGCCGGAGAGAGGCACCGTAATATTTTGAAAAGCTCAATCGAGGCTTATACAGATATACCTGTGCTTGGTATGTTGCCTAAACTTAAAGAAAATCCTATTCCTGAACGGCATATGGGACTCGTTTCTAATACTGAATATGATGCAGTAGACAAAGCCCTTGATACCTTGGGGCAGATGGCACTGGATTGTATAGATCTAGATGCTGTTTCAAAAATTGCCGGTAACGTGAGTAATCTGGTAGCTGAAAAATCGGCATGGGAAGGAATTGAACTTGTCAGCGAAGATAAACCTGTAATCGGTGTTGTTCGTGATAAGGCTCTATGGTTTTATTACGAAGAGAATCTTGAAGCCCTGACCAGAGCCGGAGCGGAAATTAAAGAAGTATCGCTTTTTGCAAATGAACCATGGCCAGCAATTGACGGTCTTTATCTTGGAGGAGGTTTTCCCGAGACTCTGGCAAAAGAAATTTCTGAAAATGAATCTATTCGCAAGCATGTTTATGAATTAGCGAAGTCCGGATTACCTATTTTTGCAGAATGCGGCGGCTTTATGTATCTTGGTCGAGATGTTGAATATGAAGGCCAGAAATATCCTATGTCCGCTGTATTGTCTCTTTCCACAAAACTCTGTGCCAGACCACAAGGTCTTGGGTATACTTCTGGTAAAATTATCCATGAAAATCCTTTTTTTCCTATAGGTTCAACTGTGATAGGGCATGAGTTTCACTATTCTCTCTGCGCAGACAACGAACAGCTTGACCCTAAATATGCACTGGACATGGACCGAGGCAAGGGAATGGCTGAAGGACATGATGGATTACTCATGAATAATGTTTACGCTGGGTATAATCATATTCATGCTCTGGGTGTGCCGTGCTGGGCTGGTAATTTTGTAAAAGCAGCAGCAGAATTTAAAAATACAAAGTAA
- the dsrB gene encoding dissimilatory-type sulfite reductase subunit beta: MAFVSSGYNPDKPMENRISDIGPRDYNEFLPPVIKNNYGKWLYHEILEPGVLVHVAESGDEVYTVRCGTARLMSISLIREMCDIADKHCEGYLRFTTRNNVEFMTDSKDKMVALKEDLMSRKFNGGSYKFPVGGTGAGVSNIVHTQGWVHCHTPATDASGTVKVIMDDLFEEFTGHNMPAPVRIAVACCLNMCGACHCSDIAVVGIHRKPPIIDHEYLDNLCEIPLAVSACPTGAVRPSKVEIDGKQFKTVAIKEERCMYCGNCYTMCPSLPLSDKEGDGIALMVGGKVSNRISMPKFSKVVVAFIPNEPPRWPTLTKTIRTIVDVYKEDANKYERLGDWAERIGWERFFEKTGIEFTPHLIDDFRDPAYYTWRQSTQFKF, encoded by the coding sequence ATGGCGTTCGTTTCTTCTGGCTATAATCCAGACAAACCGATGGAAAACCGGATTTCGGACATTGGACCTCGTGACTACAATGAGTTCCTTCCTCCGGTTATTAAAAATAACTACGGCAAGTGGCTTTACCACGAAATCCTTGAACCTGGCGTACTGGTTCACGTTGCAGAATCCGGAGACGAAGTATACACAGTTCGCTGTGGTACCGCTCGCCTCATGAGTATCAGTCTGATTCGTGAAATGTGCGACATCGCTGACAAACATTGCGAAGGCTACCTGCGCTTCACTACACGTAACAATGTCGAGTTCATGACTGACTCAAAAGACAAAATGGTTGCGTTGAAAGAAGACTTGATGTCCCGTAAGTTTAACGGCGGTTCTTACAAGTTCCCCGTAGGTGGTACCGGTGCTGGTGTTTCCAACATCGTTCACACTCAGGGTTGGGTTCACTGTCATACTCCTGCAACTGATGCTTCCGGTACTGTTAAAGTTATCATGGATGACCTCTTCGAAGAGTTCACCGGTCATAACATGCCAGCTCCTGTTCGTATCGCTGTTGCTTGTTGTCTGAACATGTGTGGTGCTTGTCACTGCTCCGATATCGCTGTTGTCGGTATCCACCGCAAGCCTCCTATCATTGACCACGAGTACCTTGACAACCTTTGCGAAATTCCTCTTGCAGTATCAGCTTGTCCTACCGGCGCAGTTCGTCCTTCCAAGGTCGAAATTGACGGTAAACAGTTCAAGACTGTTGCTATTAAAGAAGAACGTTGCATGTACTGTGGTAACTGCTACACCATGTGTCCTTCTCTGCCTCTTTCTGATAAAGAAGGTGACGGTATTGCACTCATGGTTGGTGGTAAAGTGTCTAACCGTATCAGCATGCCTAAGTTCTCTAAGGTTGTTGTTGCGTTTATTCCTAACGAACCTCCACGTTGGCCTACACTTACCAAGACTATCCGTACAATCGTGGATGTCTACAAAGAAGATGCTAACAAGTACGAGCGTCTGGGTGACTGGGCAGAGCGTATTGGCTGGGAACGTTTCTTTGAAAAGACCGGGATTGAATTCACTCCCCATCTTATCGATGATTTCCGTGATCCTGCTTATTACACTTGGCGTCAGTCCACTCAGTTCAAGTTCTAA
- a CDS encoding dissimilatory sulfite reductase D family protein gives MPIELESAKVVIMDYLTAKTGAKSKFYFNDFTKLFPDAKAREVKKVLTALVKEEKVEYWSSGSTTMYGMAGAGKQGGAEGE, from the coding sequence ATGCCAATTGAATTAGAATCTGCGAAAGTAGTAATAATGGATTATCTCACAGCAAAAACAGGTGCGAAAAGTAAATTTTACTTTAATGATTTTACTAAGCTTTTTCCTGATGCTAAAGCTCGTGAAGTCAAGAAAGTGTTGACTGCTCTTGTTAAAGAAGAGAAAGTTGAATACTGGTCCTCCGGAAGTACTACTATGTACGGCATGGCAGGTGCTGGTAAACAGGGTGGAGCAGAAGGCGAATAA